Proteins encoded in a region of the Micropterus dolomieu isolate WLL.071019.BEF.003 ecotype Adirondacks linkage group LG07, ASM2129224v1, whole genome shotgun sequence genome:
- the LOC123974420 gene encoding myc box-dependent-interacting protein 1 isoform X2 has product MAELNLGKGLTAGKVASNVQKKLTRAQEKVLQKLGKADETKDVAFEEGVINFNKQYAEGSKLQRDLRAYLEAVKAMHESSKNVQACLADMYEPDWYGKNEVDSIVEDCDVLWTDYHQKLVDHALISMDTYLGQFPDIKARIAKRDRKLVDYDSARHNYATTHKTKKKDGSIKITKPSSLLERATPGWAQGILSAHNVAQSSLSRSQAEEELERAQKVFEEINIDLQEELPSLWNSRVGFYVSTFQSLAGFEEKFHKEISRLDQDLYDILEKLEREGTSSVKEASNHTLRPGGPPPIPKSPSKLRPAVPPPPKVTPSKELKTENIINLFDAAAAPDISITSPTEFDSHAVSSLLDMDLDPFSAATKASAVTQPENWDSWHEDSGAQEEDTLRHYDPVAAATDAWGDDGSQPVRYDPIAAATEGWGDDGTKPVCIDPVAQEEGGDDESQQVHYDSVAQAQEDWGDDGDQPVTEVSPMENETPAAEAPADAVEEEAAPAAATLDYEEGQGESAAAGAATATEEPATEETPAVVAESTEVASPPAEMPPGFLFKVQVMHDYAANDTDELEMKAGDVVLVVLFDNPDEQDEGWLMGMKQDDWLQNKENAAKGVFPENFTQRL; this is encoded by the exons ATGGCTGAGTTGAATTTGGGGAAGGGTCTGACTGCAGGGAAAGTGGCCAGCAACGTTCAGAAAAAACTAACGAGAGCCCAGGAGAAG GTTCTTCAGAAGCTTGGCAAAGCCGATGAGACCAAAGATGTTGCTTTTGAGGAGGGAGTGATCAACTTCAACAAACAATAT GCTGAAGGCAGCAAACTCCAAAGGGACCTTAGGGCGTACCTGGAGGCAGTGAAAG CCATGCACGAGTCCTCCAAGAATGTGCAGGCATGTTTGGCTGACATGTATGAGCCGGACTGGTACGGGAAAAATGAAGTGGATTCCATTGTGGAG GACTGTGATGTGCTGTGGACTGACTACCACCAAAAGTTGGTCGATCACGCTCTCATCTCGATGGATACCTACCTGGGTCAGTTCCCTGATATCAAG GCACGCATTGCTAAAAGGGACAGGAAGCTGGTCGATTACGATAGTGCAAGGCACAACTATGCCACCACACACAAGACCAAGAAAAAGGACGGGAGCATTAAAATTACCAAG CCCTCCTCTTTGTTGGAGAGGGCCACTCCAGGTTGGGCTCAAGGTATCCTGTCTGCACACAATGTTGCCCAAAGCAGTCTGTCCAGGAGCCAG GCTGAAGAAGAGTTGGAGAGAGCCCAGAAGGTGTTTGAGGAGATTAATATTGACTTGCAAGAGGAGTTGCCATCACTGTGGAAcag TCGTGTTGGGTTTTATGTCAGCACCTTCCAGAGTTTGGCCGGTTTTGAGGAGAAGTTTCACAAGGAAATTAGCCGG TTGGATCAGGATTTGTATGACATCTTGGAGAAATTAGAGAGAGAAGGCACAAGCAG TGTAAAAGAAGCATCTAACCACACTCTTAGGCCAGGAGGACCACCGCCAATACCCAAATCGCCATCCAAG CTAAGGCCGGCAGTGCCTCCTCCACCCAAAGTGACCCCATCTAAGGAGTTGAAAACAGAGAACATCATCAACCTGTTTGATGCTGCGGCTGCTCCTGATATCAGCATCACGTCCCCTACAGAG TTTGACAGTCACGCAGTGAGCAGCCTGTTGGACATGGACCTGGACCCATTCAGTGCAGCAACCAAAGCCTCCGCGGTCACACAG CCTGAAAATTGGGACTCATGG CATGAGGACAGTGGTGCCCAGGAAGAGGACACCCTGCGGCACTATGACCCTGTGGCTGCTGCTACAGATGCCTGGGGGGATGATGGTTCGCAGCCTGTCCGCTATGACCCTATAGCAGCTGCCACAGAGGGCTGGGGGGATGACGGAACCAAACCAGTTTGCATTGACCCTGTGGCTCAGGAAGAAGGGGGGGATGATGAGAGCCAGCAAGTTCATTATGACTCTGTGGCTCAAGCCCAGGAGGACTGGGGCGATGACGGGGACCAGCCAGTCACAGAGGTGTCGCCCATGGAGAATGAAACACCTGCAGCTGAGGCTCCAGCTGACGCCGTTGAGGAAGAAGCCGCACCAGCTGCCGCTACATTGGATTATGAAGAGGGTCAG GGTGAGTCTGCAGCAGCTGgtgcagcaacagcaacagaagAACCAGCAACAGAGGAG ACACCTGCAGTAGTGGCAGAATCAACAGAAGTAGCATCCCCGCCCGCAGAAATGCCACCTGGCTTCTTGTTCAAG GTCCAGGTGATGCATGATTATGCTGCCAATGACACAGACGAACTGGAGATGAAGGCTGGTGATGTGGTGCTAGTAGTCCTCTTTGACAACCCTGACGAACag GATGAGGGCTGGCTGATGGGAATGAagcaggacgactggttgcagaACAAAGAAAATGCCGCTAAAGGAGTATTCCCTGAAAATTTCACCCAGAGGCTGTGA
- the tmem198a gene encoding transmembrane protein 198-B isoform X1: MVSMTSTSQLLGLAEVGLRCDQEIERRYEIVPSVVCSMCCLFGIIYCFFGYRCFKAVLFLTGLMFGSVVIFMLCYKERVMDTQLSVEASVGIGLGIGTLCGLVTMLVRSVGLFMVGLLLGLLVGVASLVVMEEFYHPRTVWVPLGILLGSGTLFAVLTLQWQRCFVTLSTATFGSAIITVTVDYFIELFALVHYVYERIRVAPKGPVCWFTWVILGVWPVLAFLGVLIQWKVTAEGYSHTEVVLSRQQRRVQLMRIRQREERLKKEKENKKKKKRQSQKTNHKQKAHTNHHHHHQQYHHPAASHPHHQAQSSQPPKVPPPQTELGYPRKANPKRRFDGDVLSPSYIRSFRDRQTDRRAYSHSRMMSRSRMGELDYDCGSQVPLTAPNGPPVRI, from the exons ATGG TCAGCATGACTTCCACCAGCCAACTGCTGGGTTTGGCTGAGGTGGGACTGAGGTGTGACCAGGAGATTGAGAGGAGATATGAGATCGTTCCCTCAGTGGTCTGCTCCATGTGCTGCCTCTTTGGAATCATCTACTGCTTCTTTG GCTATCGATGCTTCAAGGCTGTATTGTTCCTCACTGGCCTCATGTTTGGCTCTGTGGTCATCTTCATGCTGTGCTACAAAGAGAGGGTGATGGACACTCAGCTGAGCGTTGAGGCATCAGTGGGCATCGGCCTGGGCATCGGGACCCTGTGTGGCCTGGTGACCATGTTGGTCCGCAGTGTGGGATTGTTTATGGTGGGCCTGCTGCTGGGTCTGCTAGTTGGAGTGGCTTCACTGGTG GTTATGGAGGAGTTCTACCACCCCAGAACAGTGTGGGTTCCCTTGGGTATTCTCCTGGGCTCTGGGACATTATTTGCTGTCCTCACTCTTCAATGGCAGCGCTGCTTTGTCACTTTGTCCACTGCCACATTCGGCTCTGCCATCATCACTGTCACCGTGGATTACTTTATAGAGCTGTTCGCCTTGGTACACTACGTCTACGAAAGAATCAGG GTGGCGCCAAAGGGACCAGTGTGTTGGTTTACTTGGGTCATCTTGGGTGTGTGGCCTGTCCTGGCCTTCCTCGGAGTGTTGATCCAATGGAAAGTCACTGCAGAGGGATATTCTCACACAGAGG TGGTTTTGAGTCGACAGCAACGGAGGGTCCAGCTCATGCGTATCCGACAGCGGGAAGAGAGGCTgaaaaaggagaaggagaacaagaagaagaaaaaacgaCAGAGCCAGAAGACCAACCACAAGCAGAAAGCCCACAccaatcaccaccaccaccaccagcaatATCATCACCCAGCAGCATCCCACCCTCATCACCAAGCCCAGAGTTCTCAGCCCCCTAAAGTCCCTCCTCCTCAGACTGAACTCGGCTACCCCCGCAAGGCCAACCCTAAGAGACGCTTTGATGGAGATGTGCTGTCACCG AGCTACATCAGGAGTTTCAgggacagacaaacagacagacgaGCGTACTCCCACAGTCGAATGATGAGCCGCTCCCGGATGGGTGAACTCGACTACGACTGTGGCTCTCAAGTGCCCCTCACGGCCCCCAATGGACCCCCAGTTCGCATCTGA
- the tmem198a gene encoding transmembrane protein 198-B isoform X2: protein MTSTSQLLGLAEVGLRCDQEIERRYEIVPSVVCSMCCLFGIIYCFFGYRCFKAVLFLTGLMFGSVVIFMLCYKERVMDTQLSVEASVGIGLGIGTLCGLVTMLVRSVGLFMVGLLLGLLVGVASLVVMEEFYHPRTVWVPLGILLGSGTLFAVLTLQWQRCFVTLSTATFGSAIITVTVDYFIELFALVHYVYERIRVAPKGPVCWFTWVILGVWPVLAFLGVLIQWKVTAEGYSHTEVVLSRQQRRVQLMRIRQREERLKKEKENKKKKKRQSQKTNHKQKAHTNHHHHHQQYHHPAASHPHHQAQSSQPPKVPPPQTELGYPRKANPKRRFDGDVLSPSYIRSFRDRQTDRRAYSHSRMMSRSRMGELDYDCGSQVPLTAPNGPPVRI, encoded by the exons ATGACTTCCACCAGCCAACTGCTGGGTTTGGCTGAGGTGGGACTGAGGTGTGACCAGGAGATTGAGAGGAGATATGAGATCGTTCCCTCAGTGGTCTGCTCCATGTGCTGCCTCTTTGGAATCATCTACTGCTTCTTTG GCTATCGATGCTTCAAGGCTGTATTGTTCCTCACTGGCCTCATGTTTGGCTCTGTGGTCATCTTCATGCTGTGCTACAAAGAGAGGGTGATGGACACTCAGCTGAGCGTTGAGGCATCAGTGGGCATCGGCCTGGGCATCGGGACCCTGTGTGGCCTGGTGACCATGTTGGTCCGCAGTGTGGGATTGTTTATGGTGGGCCTGCTGCTGGGTCTGCTAGTTGGAGTGGCTTCACTGGTG GTTATGGAGGAGTTCTACCACCCCAGAACAGTGTGGGTTCCCTTGGGTATTCTCCTGGGCTCTGGGACATTATTTGCTGTCCTCACTCTTCAATGGCAGCGCTGCTTTGTCACTTTGTCCACTGCCACATTCGGCTCTGCCATCATCACTGTCACCGTGGATTACTTTATAGAGCTGTTCGCCTTGGTACACTACGTCTACGAAAGAATCAGG GTGGCGCCAAAGGGACCAGTGTGTTGGTTTACTTGGGTCATCTTGGGTGTGTGGCCTGTCCTGGCCTTCCTCGGAGTGTTGATCCAATGGAAAGTCACTGCAGAGGGATATTCTCACACAGAGG TGGTTTTGAGTCGACAGCAACGGAGGGTCCAGCTCATGCGTATCCGACAGCGGGAAGAGAGGCTgaaaaaggagaaggagaacaagaagaagaaaaaacgaCAGAGCCAGAAGACCAACCACAAGCAGAAAGCCCACAccaatcaccaccaccaccaccagcaatATCATCACCCAGCAGCATCCCACCCTCATCACCAAGCCCAGAGTTCTCAGCCCCCTAAAGTCCCTCCTCCTCAGACTGAACTCGGCTACCCCCGCAAGGCCAACCCTAAGAGACGCTTTGATGGAGATGTGCTGTCACCG AGCTACATCAGGAGTTTCAgggacagacaaacagacagacgaGCGTACTCCCACAGTCGAATGATGAGCCGCTCCCGGATGGGTGAACTCGACTACGACTGTGGCTCTCAAGTGCCCCTCACGGCCCCCAATGGACCCCCAGTTCGCATCTGA
- the LOC123974420 gene encoding myc box-dependent-interacting protein 1 isoform X1: MAELNLGKGLTAGKVASNVQKKLTRAQEKVLQKLGKADETKDVAFEEGVINFNKQYAEGSKLQRDLRAYLEAVKAMHESSKNVQACLADMYEPDWYGKNEVDSIVEDCDVLWTDYHQKLVDHALISMDTYLGQFPDIKARIAKRDRKLVDYDSARHNYATTHKTKKKDGSIKITKPSSLLERATPGWAQGILSAHNVAQSSLSRSQAEEELERAQKVFEEINIDLQEELPSLWNSRVGFYVSTFQSLAGFEEKFHKEISRLDQDLYDILEKLEREGTSRKTGNSGASSSGTNRSVKEASNHTLRPGGPPPIPKSPSKLRPAVPPPPKVTPSKELKTENIINLFDAAAAPDISITSPTEPENWDSWGESAAAGAATATEEPATEETPAVVAESTEVASPPAEMPPGFLFKVQVMHDYAANDTDELEMKAGDVVLVVLFDNPDEQDEGWLMGMKQDDWLQNKENAAKGVFPENFTQRL, encoded by the exons ATGGCTGAGTTGAATTTGGGGAAGGGTCTGACTGCAGGGAAAGTGGCCAGCAACGTTCAGAAAAAACTAACGAGAGCCCAGGAGAAG GTTCTTCAGAAGCTTGGCAAAGCCGATGAGACCAAAGATGTTGCTTTTGAGGAGGGAGTGATCAACTTCAACAAACAATAT GCTGAAGGCAGCAAACTCCAAAGGGACCTTAGGGCGTACCTGGAGGCAGTGAAAG CCATGCACGAGTCCTCCAAGAATGTGCAGGCATGTTTGGCTGACATGTATGAGCCGGACTGGTACGGGAAAAATGAAGTGGATTCCATTGTGGAG GACTGTGATGTGCTGTGGACTGACTACCACCAAAAGTTGGTCGATCACGCTCTCATCTCGATGGATACCTACCTGGGTCAGTTCCCTGATATCAAG GCACGCATTGCTAAAAGGGACAGGAAGCTGGTCGATTACGATAGTGCAAGGCACAACTATGCCACCACACACAAGACCAAGAAAAAGGACGGGAGCATTAAAATTACCAAG CCCTCCTCTTTGTTGGAGAGGGCCACTCCAGGTTGGGCTCAAGGTATCCTGTCTGCACACAATGTTGCCCAAAGCAGTCTGTCCAGGAGCCAG GCTGAAGAAGAGTTGGAGAGAGCCCAGAAGGTGTTTGAGGAGATTAATATTGACTTGCAAGAGGAGTTGCCATCACTGTGGAAcag TCGTGTTGGGTTTTATGTCAGCACCTTCCAGAGTTTGGCCGGTTTTGAGGAGAAGTTTCACAAGGAAATTAGCCGG TTGGATCAGGATTTGTATGACATCTTGGAGAAATTAGAGAGAGAAGGCACAAGCAG AAAGACAGGTAACAGCGGCGCATCATCATCAGGAACAAATAGGAG TGTAAAAGAAGCATCTAACCACACTCTTAGGCCAGGAGGACCACCGCCAATACCCAAATCGCCATCCAAG CTAAGGCCGGCAGTGCCTCCTCCACCCAAAGTGACCCCATCTAAGGAGTTGAAAACAGAGAACATCATCAACCTGTTTGATGCTGCGGCTGCTCCTGATATCAGCATCACGTCCCCTACAGAG CCTGAAAATTGGGACTCATGG GGTGAGTCTGCAGCAGCTGgtgcagcaacagcaacagaagAACCAGCAACAGAGGAG ACACCTGCAGTAGTGGCAGAATCAACAGAAGTAGCATCCCCGCCCGCAGAAATGCCACCTGGCTTCTTGTTCAAG GTCCAGGTGATGCATGATTATGCTGCCAATGACACAGACGAACTGGAGATGAAGGCTGGTGATGTGGTGCTAGTAGTCCTCTTTGACAACCCTGACGAACag GATGAGGGCTGGCTGATGGGAATGAagcaggacgactggttgcagaACAAAGAAAATGCCGCTAAAGGAGTATTCCCTGAAAATTTCACCCAGAGGCTGTGA